CTTTAAAAAATGGCTCCATATATCTCAGGGGTACAAATTTAAGAGTCAAATCTTGTGGGTTTGAATAAAAAGCATTCAGATGACACAATACTTCTGAAAATTCCCAAGAGAGCAGATGTTTACCTGCATGCAAGTAGGAAGAATCATTTGACTTCTTAATGCCCAAGCCTAGGGGATAATAGAATTAAAACAACTGTGTCGTGTTACTTAACATTTCCCTTTAATCTACCTCTGGAAAGATGTGATGTGACAGAATTCCCTGGGGGCCAAAATAgtggttggggcttttttttttctgttaaacaGAGCCTAGATCGTAAAGAAAGCCACAACCAGACACTCTGGTCCTctttgtgtagttttagcttGTTACTGACCTGTGCTAATATTGACTCTGTGTATAGATAGAACAAAGGCTTgatttcctcctccctctgtACAAGAACAAATTCATAGAGccatagtcagggttggaagggaccttcaagggtcatccagttcctgctacagtcagggacacctcaggttgctcagagccgcagccagcctggccttaaacacctccaagggtgaggcttctgccacctccatgggcaaactgttccagtgttcctaatgtctaatctaataATCTTCCCTCCTCtatcttggatccattccccctagtcctatcactacccaataCCCtataagtccctccccagctttattgtagcccccttcaggtactggaagaccatagtaaggtctccttggagcctttccatctccagaccgaacagccccagttctctcagtctttctccatagcagagcagctccaactttttgatcatcctcatggcccttctctggacatgttccagcatctccagatctttcttgtaataggggttccagaactggatgtttaCAGTAGGAAGTACTGATGCATGAATATTGGAGTAAAGTTGTAGTGACCAAGGAAGCATCCATGTCTGAAAGTTGTGGGGAGTTTGGGAAGCTCCCAGTCACCAAATCAAAGGTGGGTTTGCCAGGTAGGTCAGCAGCCAACACCCGGTGTTGTAAATTATGTGCTGTTGAGAGTTGTGTGCTGGGCTTGGTGGAAGGTAAGATGCACGAAATCCAGTGGCCTCCTCCTTTGAAGGCACAGGTAAGCCATCTTGCTGGGCTTTGTGTCCTGTCTGCCATGTGTGGTCTGCAACTCACATAATTTTGGTGGAATAGTCCACTGCTCCAACACCCTCCATTATcactgatcacaggatgtcaggggttggaagggacccgaagagatcgagtccaacccccctgccagagcaggaccttaaTCTAGCTCACATCACAGAGGGATGCgtccagagaggccttgaaagtctccagagaagattgTTTTATTAAACCCCGTCTTCTGAAGTGACAGCATTTCACAGCAGCCCTGTGTGTCTTTGCAGGCCATCGGCCGTGTCTCTACCCTCATCGGAGCCAATTCCTAAGGCCGTAGCAGCCTCGTGTGGCCACCTCTGGCAGCTCGATGGCGCCGTTATTGTTCCATCTCCTATACTTTGGTGTTGCGCTATGACGTGCACTGAGGCAACCTTAAGGCAGGCAGGGGCCGGGCCGCTTCCCGGCATGGTGCGAGAGCAGCGCCTCAGTGGGGGCGGCCGAGCTGGGTGGGCGCTGCTGGGGCCCGTGGTGCTCGGGGCGATGGCCGCAGCGGTGGCGCTGGGAGCATGCGGAGGGGTGCCgggacacccacccctcatCTCGCCGGGACTCCCCTCACAAGGGAAGCGGCACACAGACTTTTGTCTCGCCTCATGCACGGCTCGGCCAATCGCAGCTCGCTCCATGTGAGCGACGGGCCTCCCGCCAATAACCAACAAAGGGCGCCGCCGCCCAGGCACAGCCAATCGCCGCGGAGCAGACGTATTGCTTCACCAATCAGCTCTCACCGATGAGGCAGGGCTCCTCAGAATAGACGGCGAGGCGGAACAGGGggcagagtggcaggagtggctCCAATAGGAGCTCGGGATTGGGTTTGAATTGCTCaatgagcaggctgctggggggaggGCCTTAAGGTGGCTATAAAATGCGCGGCCGGTGCGGGCGGCGGCTGCAGGTGTCACCGGCAGCAGTGAAACACAGCGCCTAGGGGCAGGCTGCTCCGCTCTTGGGACCGCCACTCCCTGCTGGCCTCTTAGTGGAGTCCGTTCCCCTCCGTCCATCTTCTCCGTCTCTACTGCCATGACAACCACGACCACTTTTTCGGGCAGGGACCCTAGTGGcaggaacagctccaggtccgGCGGGGCTTGGGGGCCGCTAGGGCTATTGGGGGTGGTGGGGTTGACAGCGTTCGCGGTGGAGCTGTTAATCCCCACTGCTTTAGGCTTTGGGGGCCTGCATGGATACGGAGGGAGCTACCTAGAACGGCTCTGAGGAGGGGTGGTTGGGTGCGAGTTgtggtgctggggtggggagggattgGCGGGCGGGCGCGACCGGGTTGGGGCTCGGTGTGTGCGGTGCCTCTTCACCCTTTCCTGGGTGAGGCGGCGGGAGGGGGAGGCGGCCGCACCCTCCCGGGGGCAGTGAGCTATCTGTCGGCTCGGAAGACAGCTGCGTTCCTGGGGGGTGACGGCGAGGGCGGGCGGGGGATCGCCCGTGCCCTGTcgcagctgcccaggggaggggagtgtgggagctgcagtggtgggagctggcGAGACCCACCCCGGGCTGCTCGGGTGTGCCTGTGCGTCCCTGCCGCTTCTGAACAAAGAAGGGAGGCGACTCCCAGCCTCGTTGCGCGGCCGCGCAGCCTCATCGCGGTGGGGGGGACACACGGTACTACACCCCTACTTCTCGTACCTCTGCCTCGCCGCCCTCTCCTCCCTGCGGCTGCCGAGGCCGTCCCTACTCTTggttctggtgtggcagccccGGAGGCTGCCGTGTTCTGGGTGGGGCTGAGCGAGCTCCATTGTCTGCTCTCCGCGGCCTCTCCACCTGCCCGCCTCGACAGGAGCCCGCGGCTCGGCCAGTGCCGCTCTCCGCCCGCAGCCTGGGCCCCGCACGCCGCTGCGCTTGGCCGTCCCGTCCCTCGCCCGACCTGGGGTGGCCGTTTCGTTCGGCTCCAGATGCTGCTACCTTGACCCTCGGTTCGCAGGGAGCACGGGGCGGGGACACGGGGTTGCCTCTTCCCCCGGTTTCGACCCTGCCGTGGGGCCTGGTCAGGCTGCTGGCGGGGGGCGCAACGAGGGCTGGGAAGCTGCGGATGGGAACGGCGATGGGGGAAGCCGTAGCCTATCTCGAAACAAAGAAAACTTGGTAGGTACCTCTGGAAGAGATGCACAGCACTTAGTCGAGCACGTTTCTGCAGGAGTAGCTGCTGGCTTGGGGAATATGGGGTCGTTTTTTCAAGCCCTCCTGTCTGTCTTGTGTAGGGTTTTGGCCTGATCAAGTAGATGCTTCCTGTTGGCTTTTAGCTTTTTTTGGGGTGTGCTtgtaaataaaacagaaaaaaagcttGCAAACCCTTTAGAGGAGTGCTCAATGCTTCCTAGATGAAGCTGTGGGTGAGCTTTCAGTGCGTATCTCTGGGCATCAGGGCACGACTTCAAGAGCGGTTCATTGCTTAAAGTGTAGCTTTGGTGAAGCCTATCAAAGCCTGTCAAGGTTTCTAATAATATCTGTCAATTTTTAGCTGAGGTTGGCAAGAGGGATTAGTCCTTTTTAACAGTTTGAGCGATggcttttttccttcagttccTACTTCTGTTAATTTCATTAACTGTCAGCGGAAGCTTGTGCAGtgaagtgttttggttttgctgctgcGATAAAGTAAAGCTGGTCCAAGATGTGGGAACAAGCCCTCCCTGAACTGCCTGTTCCTCAGATTAGTAAGTGCAACAGATGTAACTGAGAAAGAAAACCTTCTACATGGAGGTGTTTCCTCTagaaaaaaaggagataaaGAAGCTGTTCCAAGACCATTATCTCCTCAGGagacaaaacaagacaaaagtTCTTGTATTCTTAAAACACACTGTACAGTCTCCTGGGATCGTCCCATTAGCAGCTCAGCATTAGTAATTAGAACTTTGGAGAAGAATTTTGTAAGGAAAAGTAGTTGGTTAGTGAAGTCACACCAAATATTCAAGCCACACACCTTTGTGAGTGTTCAGTGCTTTGTGTtttgagctctgcaggctggagaagtatTTTATTGTAGTGTATAGACTGTAATAGGCACCAGGTCACAAAAGATCTGAATCACTGATGGTGATGACATTATAGTTAGATGTGTTCTTTGTGCTGAATTCCTAGGTTTGGTGCAATAACAAGCTGTGTGCTGTTATAACTATTATTTGTAACTCAAAGGCAGTGTACACCATCTCTAGCTTGTTCTAGTCTTGGCTTCTGAGCACTGAGTGTCTTGAAAGCCCAGTTCTGTTGGTGTACTCCCATCTTGTTGGGGACTGTGACAGTTCTCATGTGGCCTTGTATATTTTTATTCTCATGACTTCTGTCTGCCTTCTCCAGGTAACACACCAGCCCTGAAAAAGATCTTGTGTGTGAGAAAACAGGATCTGAAGGAATTTACATGCAAAGGTTTATTTTATTGCTGTAAGTTGATGTctgcaggctgggaagcagACCGCAGCATAGCTCACAGTACTGAGCAGACTGTTTTTGTGTCTGCCTAAGAGAAGACTGTTGGATGTAGGGTATATATCTGGAGCTTTGGACACGTGTCTCTCCTAATAATAGTCTACAGTGAAATTGTTTAATTGCACCTTTTTAAGTCTGGTCCAGTAGCATGCTGCAGACTTGAGGGTTTTCCCAAGATACAGGCTGCAGTCATCAGTGATGCAAGCAGTGCTTTAGCTTGGGTGCCAGACTTcaggctttgctgtgctgccagcttgaAGATTGATGTTAGCCTTCACGTGGTTCTCTTAAAGCTGGAATTGGACATGCCTGCATActatttggtttatttttcagttGGCTCAGGCAGAGGGCTGATGTTAGCAGCTCTGGTTGACACTGAACCAGGCGAAGGCACTAACAGAGCACGGGGGGGGTTATTTTTATAAGTGTTGCTGAAGACAAGTGGAGATAGAGTGCCTGGATGGAATGCTGCAGGCAGTTTACTTTTTGTAGTTCAAACTCTACACTGAAGCCATGACAGCCTGTCTTGTTTGTTAAAAGTCCATACACAGCAGAATCATCTCTTGTCATTTATGCTGAGCTAAAATTTAGCCTGTGTTTCTGCCCCATCACAGCAACCAACAATGATGTCGTCTTGTCCTAGTCTGGGCTTACATGTTGGAAGATAAGTTAGTAAGGTTTTAAAGCtggtggttttttccccctctccagaGTGCTGCGTCCTCCTGGAGGTGGCTCCAACTTCTCCTTAGGGTTTGATGAACCAAAAGAACAACCTGTGAGGAGGAACAAAATGGCATCCAGCATCTTTGGAACTCCTGAAGAAAACCCACCTTCCTGGGCTAAATCATCAGGTAAGATTGTAGTTGCTTTGTTTCCAGATCTGCTGACAGGCGTGTGTTCATTCTGTGtgtcagcctggagctgctggtggctctcTGGAAGCCAGAGTTCCCTTCCTACTTGGTAGTTTAGGGGTGTAAAAGATGTTTGCTTTCACGAGgtttttatttctcattttgAGAGGGTTTTATTCACGTCTTAGGCATAAATGTTTCAAGCAGGGAGTTTTATTTTGAATGCAGTTCTCCAAGGTAATCAGATTGCTGTAAGGTGAACTTAGGTGTCACACACTGGTCTTGGTTAATCAGAGAATGGTTAGCTTGGTGTTGTATTTGCAGCTGGGATTAAGCTTCCATttctgcagagcactgccaaTGCAGGTGGCCTTGGGACTCTGGTTTCAATCTGTTTAAATGACACCTTCAGCTACATGAGATGTTGTAAGATGGTAGCTTGTGAGTTATCTAAAAGGCTTTTTGAAATAATGATAGTTTTtattaaaaaaggaaacaaacaaacaaacctaaaaccaaccaaccaaaacaaacccaaacgaAGCACCCTGCCCCCTCCCAAACCCCTGGCTATGATCTGCTTTCCCAGTAAGTTCATCTTGCAGCCTGAttaaaatcactctctccatgtaGGGACTAAGCCAGGTGAAATCAGAGACGACTGCCAATCTTCTGGACCACAAAGAACAAACTCAACTGAAGCAAACTGTGGAGACTTTGTAGATCCCAAGGTCGGTACATTAACTACAAAGAGCTTGATAATGGGGCTATTCACACTCTGTGTGCGATTGCTTTATCACTGATATTCACACACTTGGAAACATTGTAGGTTTTGAAGCTTTATTCTCAAATCCCTTCTTTTCCTGAAGATTGTCTTTTCCACATGCTAGAGTAGATGCAGGACTGGATTTTTCTAGAAGGACCGCTTTTTAGAGCTCTTAACTCTTTAAATGATAGTGTGAAATCTACCTTCAGCCATGTGTGTATTTCAACAGATCTTTGCAAACAGAGGACTTGGTTTCACACCCCAGCTACTGACTGAGTAGCGAATGCCTGTTTTATCTCTGCTACTGTCTTTAATACCATTCTGTTACTGTCTATGCAAAGTGTCTAATAGTAGCCATATGGGACACTATTTGTAGTGTTAATGTGGGATTTGCTAGATGTTTGGTTACATCTAATTGGGAAAACAGGATGAAGAGGAGTCATTCCACTGAGCTTAGCAAAACAGGAACCTATGCTAGGCTGCACTTGCATAAACAAATTCTAGAGGGGGGTAAAAGTATCTCCAGTTTTAGGTGTTCTTAAAAGAACTGGATAGGTAAACATTTGATCTCATATGTGGTAGGTGCCTTGTGGATTATAAACAAAGTTTTATTTTGGTAACTGGCATTgatcagcacagcagctttgtTACTAATAGGCATTTTGAGCCACAAAACTCTTCTTTGCTGGGGGAAATGTCTTAATCCAATTTAACAAatagaaacaaaatgaaatttATAGCTGTTACTacagaaagcagaaataaacTCTTTAATTCCATTTTCTACTTAATTGTTAAACATTGTTTACCATTGCTGTGGTTCTCAGCTTTGCAAACAGATTCTTCCAGTGCAGAATACATCAATTTTCTAAGCGGTGGTGGCAGCTACAGTCAGAAGCTGGAGTGTTCTGGGCCAGCCTGAAGATTAAGGCAATATATATGTCAGTTTATTTTGCATTTATATCCTGGTGACTGCAGTTTCACTATGGAATGATGTTAACTCTCTGAAAGCTGTCTAAAACCTCATGCCATTGAGgagccttggctgctgctgtaaGACTTGTATCAAGTTGCAGCCTGTCAATTCATTCAGTATGAAAAGAATATTTAGTTGTTTATATATTAAAGGGTATCAGTCACACTACAAGAGCCCTGATCTGTGTTTAACAAATGGAGTTAAGTAGCCTGGGTAGAATAAGCCCTCTTGGCCTTGCTAACAGATAAATGTTGGAAGGAGTTGCTTAGTGGGGAGGGGACACTAAGCTGTTGCTCACTGCTTACCGTATAACTTTGTCAGCACCCTGCAGTTACAATGTTCTGGTTACTGTCAATGCTGCCTGATGTAGGATGCTCTATATAATGAAGTGTTCTTGCCCATCCACCTCCTTCACAGTGTGGAAATAAGAAATATGCCACAGGTTTGAGGTCATCAGGATTGCTCCAGTACTGTCTGTCTGTTTAAACTTTTGGCTAACTAAACAGCTGATGAAATTATTTGGCATTCCATGAGAATTTATTTACAGAGCCCACCATGCTGCTCTGATGCCTGTCTCACAGAGCCTATTTCTGGACTAAAAGTGTCACTGGGTCTGTTACTCAGTGTTACTAGATAGAGCCATCATGGTCACCATGTGGAGTATTGAGTACCTTCTCTAAGGAAAGGGAAAGTCCATTGTGAAGTATGAGGTGTAAtgtgtttctctctcttctagGGAGGAGATGTTGGTGGTGAAACTTCTGGTGAGTAGGTCCTTTTGGACTCTTGTAGTACAAGCTTTTTTGCAGCTTTGAAATGGGAAAGTATATAAGCTATATATAAATGGCCATGTGTTAGGAGAGAGACAGCTTGGTATTGTCTCTTGAACGCATCACCTCTGAGTGACCTCAGTACATCAGTGGAAATGTGAGCATGGAACGAAACAGCAGAGTGCCTGTTAGTCATTGGGTTAGAAATGAGAACAGTCCTGCTCATTTTTTTGCCAACAGCAGTTGGTTTCAAGATCTTTTTACTAGAAAGCAAGGTGGGTACCATCTTGCAGAGAGCTGAGTGACCAAAAGACTCTGCTGTTCTAGTAGCTTTTAATTAAATAGTACAGTCAAGGTAATTTATTTTAGCATAGCAATTTACTTCTTTCCTATTGTCTCCTTGTACAGCAAACACAACATGCACAGAAATGCTCCAAAGCATCAGAGAGTGTCTGGATTAACCTACCTTCTAAGTTCCTGTTGCTTTTTAAATGCTGATTTTTGCCAAGGAAGTTCATCTGCATACTGCAGATTTCATGTAAACAGAGGCATTTCCCCTAACAGCATGCATATGAACTATGAAGGGTTATTTCTATCTCTGAGGCTGGAAATCTCTTTTGTAAGATTCACCTCAGGAATAGCTGACTTCCTGAGAAGAGGAATGTGCATGCTGACTGCCTGCTTTCCAAGTGCTACTTTCAACACCTAAGAGTTGTGGGAGATCACTAAAGCCATTAGCAGTTCCATGTCGTGAAAAGACTTCTGCTGAGAGGGCAAGAGGTTTTTCCAGAGCGTTTTTAACTACCTCTGAGTGGTATCTGTGCCCAAAGTAAGGCTTGCTTCTTTAACAGGCTGCTTTTAATCAAACTGTACAGGCTTCTTTAGTACTCTTCCCATGTCTGTCTGAGCGCAATTAGCACTGTAGGCATCTAGTGTTTGTCTCAAGTAGGAGGATGTGGTTTGATAGTAGAAGTAAACTGATCTCAGAGCTATGCTGCTTCTCCTGGTATTTGTTTAAATCAGCTCACCAtgagagcctgcaggcaggGGTGAGGCAACAAGAGATGGGATGGGAAGAAGtagggctgccagcagctgactgAAACTTGGACTACAAAGTGATATTCCAGACTTGGGAGAGGGAATCACATTTTCACAGCTGTCGTATTTGTTGGCTTTTAATTTATCCCCATTAAGTGACAGTGAAGGAAGTTCTGAGTACCAAATAAATGTTATGCTGGGAAgtgtttcttaaaaaaaaaagtgttactGAAAAGTGAGTGCAGCTGTTTACTGATGGGTGAAGATAGTTAAGGTGAAAATAAAAAGGTCAAGCAAAAATGTGGATGTTAAACTTCCACAGATGGTACTTATGAAGGAGTAGAAAGTTAATGTTTCCTGGAAGGGGTGTCTGTAACAGATACCTGAGATTCTTGATTAATTTCTACCATTGACAGTTTTGTAGCTTAATGGAGCACAGTGTCTGGTTGAGCTGTGTCACTCCACCACTTGATATTCTTGCTGCATGAGGTGGCAGACAGACGATGAACATCCTGGTTGTCACAGGGGTGATTTTTGTGCTCCATGTGGAGTTTGAATACACTTCCAAGTAAAAGCTGTCTGCTTACAAGTTCATAGCATAACTAGGTTCTTAATTGGCTtctatcattaaaaaaaaaagtttattctTTTGAATTTGGAAGTGATGTTCTGTGTTTAACTGATTATAAAACCCCAAGTAGGTGTCAGGTGGGGTAGGCATGTGTGTTAATCATGCCTGtctgggggaggagaacttGTTCCTCTTGCTGCAGTGTTCTGGCTTCCTGTTTGGAAGCTGTAGTTCCTCTCTACAACAAAGTTTTCAGTGGTTTGCAGTGCTCTTGGTAGAAAGCTGTTGGAGAGGTTGTGCCCCTTCTGATAAGGGAAGAACCTCACTATTTGATGTATTGCATTTAATGCtttagaattgcagaatcataggatcattttagttggaaaagacctttaagatcaagtccaaccattatctaacgtGGCCAAGCCTCGTGCTAAACAATGCCTGTATCtcttatctccagggatggggattcag
This is a stretch of genomic DNA from Pogoniulus pusillus isolate bPogPus1 chromosome 11, bPogPus1.pri, whole genome shotgun sequence. It encodes these proteins:
- the JPT1 gene encoding jupiter microtubule associated homolog 1 isoform X1; translation: MTTTTTFSGRDPSGRNSSRVLRPPGGGSNFSLGFDEPKEQPVRRNKMASSIFGTPEENPPSWAKSSGTKPGEIRDDCQSSGPQRTNSTEANCGDFVDPKGGDVGGETSEITEADVEAAPGQNEEKSLPAAPVPSPVAPAPAPSRRNPPGGKSSLVLG
- the JPT1 gene encoding jupiter microtubule associated homolog 1 isoform X2, which encodes MQRFILLLVLRPPGGGSNFSLGFDEPKEQPVRRNKMASSIFGTPEENPPSWAKSSGTKPGEIRDDCQSSGPQRTNSTEANCGDFVDPKGGDVGGETSEITEADVEAAPGQNEEKSLPAAPVPSPVAPAPAPSRRNPPGGKSSLVLG